Proteins encoded in a region of the Dreissena polymorpha isolate Duluth1 chromosome 6, UMN_Dpol_1.0, whole genome shotgun sequence genome:
- the LOC127834056 gene encoding lim and transglutaminase domain protein ltd-1-like isoform X2 translates to MPAIKRDWESIDNHASKATATTFESLVAYLDQPIEKSADRDIFMTRALLYWLKCNSKVQEKDYPQDSPQGLACKMFSEKLAFADGFSRMCKEANIDCRVVLGISKTGDYKPGDLTVDKGRMQSRWNKLFLNGQWWPVNPRYILHNRERGLIKEFWFLTDPELFVQYCLPDDPEDQMLPKSKRINSERAFMKLPFLSHRFHELNMRLTSEDQCIIETVNGCSKISFKIPRKLAKDFECEIDSAHLSNVLDLKGNKSDAITKAFAGIKIDKLIFSSRKKGHFIFELRCPVEMASYNLTIEGGKIDERKTTLVKTRIVCREKMKNFKEFPDNKGSLGWGFGPRAHAAGLLSTTKFEPKLLIQDNHLELKFGVEKRAKKEYRAELSRENISTDLTGFVQSHLDTVNNKFIVKVLKPPVSGEYALTVFVVDGVKQKGTPVCQYLVTTLLDLEKLEDEYYDSSDGTSDVDEEINKLEDEVAKLTAQRDKLKKQLQTSEQRVVNFDQKHVVF, encoded by the exons atgccTGCAATAAAACGTGATTGGGAATCTATAGACAATCATGCTAGCAAA GCAACGGCTACAACATTTGAGTCTTTAGTGGCGTATCTTGACCAGCCGATCGAAAAAAGTGCAGACAGGGACATTTTCATGACCAG GGCATTACTGTACTGGTTGAAATGTAACTCCAAAGTTCAAGAGAAGGATTACCCGCAGGATTCACCTCAAGGACTTGCCTGCAAAATGTTCTCTGAAAAGCTTGCGTTTGCTGATGGGTTTTCAAGAATGTGCAA AGAGGCAAACATTGATTGCAGAGTGGTATTGGGCATCAGTAAGACAGGTGATTACAAACCAGGTGATCTTACTGTAGACAAAGGCCGAATGCAGTCGCGATGGAACAAACTATTTTTGAATGGTCAATGGTGGCCTGTCAATCCGCGCTACATACTGCACAACAGAGAGCGTGGCCTGATCAAGGAATTCTGGTTTTTAACCGATCCAGAGTTGTTTGTTCAGTACTGCCTACCTGATGACCCCGAGGATCAAATGTTGCCAAAGTCTAAAAGGATCAACAGCGAACGGGCTTTTATGAAGCTGCCTTTCCTTTCTCATAGGTTTCATGAATTGAACATGCGGCTTACGAGTGAAGACCAGTGCATAATTGAGACTGTAAACGGCTGCAGCAAAATCTCATTCAAAATTCCTAGAAAACTCGCGAAGGACTTCGAGTGTGAAATAGATTCCGCACACTTGTCAAACGTGCTTGACTTGAAAGGAAATAAAAGTGATGCAATCACAAAGGCATTTGCTGGTATCAAGATTGACAAACTGATATTCAGTTCAAGGAAGAAGGGGCATTTTATCTTTGAGCTTAGATGTCCTGTTGAAATGGCGTCGTATAACTTGACCATTGAGGGCGGTAAGATTGATGAACGAAAAACCACGCTGGTCAAGACGCGGATCGTGTGCAGGGAAAAgatgaaaaatttcaaagaatTTCCAGACAACAAAGGTTCACTTGGGTGGGGGTTCGGACCACGAGCCCATGCCGCGGGACTTCTTTCAACGACAAAGTTTGAGCCCAAGCTTCTAATACAGGATAACCATCTCGAACTGAAGTTTGGGGTCGAAAAAAGAGCAAAGAAAGAGTACCGCGCGGAGTTGTCAAGGGAGAATATTTCAACTGATTTGACAG GTTTCGTTCAAAGTCACCTGGACACTgtaaacaacaaatttatagTCAAAGTCCTTAAACCTCCGGTCTCCGGTGAATACGCTTTGACAGTGTTTGTGGTTGATGGAGTGAAACAAAAAGGAACACCCGTGTGCCAGTATCTTGTAACGACTCTTTTAGACTTAGAGAAAC TGGAAGACGAGTACTACGATTCGTCCGATGGAACCTCTGACGTTGATGAAGAGATCAATAAACTGGAGGATGAAGTTGCAAAGCTGACAGCTCAGCGTGACAAACTGAAGAAACAGCTGCAAACTTCAGAACAACGCGTGGTTAATTTCGACcagaaacatgttgttttttaa
- the LOC127834056 gene encoding lim and transglutaminase domain protein ltd-1-like isoform X3, with amino-acid sequence MLYSLTEKATATTFESLVAYLDQPIEKSADRDIFMTRALLYWLKCNSKVQEKDYPQDSPQGLACKMFSEKLAFADGFSRMCKEANIDCRVVLGISKTGDYKPGDLTVDKGRMQSRWNKLFLNGQWWPVNPRYILHNRERGLIKEFWFLTDPELFVQYCLPDDPEDQMLPKSKRINSERAFMKLPFLSHRFHELNMRLTSEDQCIIETVNGCSKISFKIPRKLAKDFECEIDSAHLSNVLDLKGNKSDAITKAFAGIKIDKLIFSSRKKGHFIFELRCPVEMASYNLTIEGGKIDERKTTLVKTRIVCREKMKNFKEFPDNKGSLGWGFGPRAHAAGLLSTTKFEPKLLIQDNHLELKFGVEKRAKKEYRAELSRENISTDLTGFVQSHLDTVNNKFIVKVLKPPVSGEYALTVFVVDGVKQKGTPVCQYLVTTLLDLEKLEDEYYDSSDGTSDVDEEINKLEDEVAKLTAQRDKLKKQLQTSEQRVVNFDQKHVVF; translated from the exons ATGTTGTATTCGTTAACAGAAAAG GCAACGGCTACAACATTTGAGTCTTTAGTGGCGTATCTTGACCAGCCGATCGAAAAAAGTGCAGACAGGGACATTTTCATGACCAG GGCATTACTGTACTGGTTGAAATGTAACTCCAAAGTTCAAGAGAAGGATTACCCGCAGGATTCACCTCAAGGACTTGCCTGCAAAATGTTCTCTGAAAAGCTTGCGTTTGCTGATGGGTTTTCAAGAATGTGCAA AGAGGCAAACATTGATTGCAGAGTGGTATTGGGCATCAGTAAGACAGGTGATTACAAACCAGGTGATCTTACTGTAGACAAAGGCCGAATGCAGTCGCGATGGAACAAACTATTTTTGAATGGTCAATGGTGGCCTGTCAATCCGCGCTACATACTGCACAACAGAGAGCGTGGCCTGATCAAGGAATTCTGGTTTTTAACCGATCCAGAGTTGTTTGTTCAGTACTGCCTACCTGATGACCCCGAGGATCAAATGTTGCCAAAGTCTAAAAGGATCAACAGCGAACGGGCTTTTATGAAGCTGCCTTTCCTTTCTCATAGGTTTCATGAATTGAACATGCGGCTTACGAGTGAAGACCAGTGCATAATTGAGACTGTAAACGGCTGCAGCAAAATCTCATTCAAAATTCCTAGAAAACTCGCGAAGGACTTCGAGTGTGAAATAGATTCCGCACACTTGTCAAACGTGCTTGACTTGAAAGGAAATAAAAGTGATGCAATCACAAAGGCATTTGCTGGTATCAAGATTGACAAACTGATATTCAGTTCAAGGAAGAAGGGGCATTTTATCTTTGAGCTTAGATGTCCTGTTGAAATGGCGTCGTATAACTTGACCATTGAGGGCGGTAAGATTGATGAACGAAAAACCACGCTGGTCAAGACGCGGATCGTGTGCAGGGAAAAgatgaaaaatttcaaagaatTTCCAGACAACAAAGGTTCACTTGGGTGGGGGTTCGGACCACGAGCCCATGCCGCGGGACTTCTTTCAACGACAAAGTTTGAGCCCAAGCTTCTAATACAGGATAACCATCTCGAACTGAAGTTTGGGGTCGAAAAAAGAGCAAAGAAAGAGTACCGCGCGGAGTTGTCAAGGGAGAATATTTCAACTGATTTGACAG GTTTCGTTCAAAGTCACCTGGACACTgtaaacaacaaatttatagTCAAAGTCCTTAAACCTCCGGTCTCCGGTGAATACGCTTTGACAGTGTTTGTGGTTGATGGAGTGAAACAAAAAGGAACACCCGTGTGCCAGTATCTTGTAACGACTCTTTTAGACTTAGAGAAAC TGGAAGACGAGTACTACGATTCGTCCGATGGAACCTCTGACGTTGATGAAGAGATCAATAAACTGGAGGATGAAGTTGCAAAGCTGACAGCTCAGCGTGACAAACTGAAGAAACAGCTGCAAACTTCAGAACAACGCGTGGTTAATTTCGACcagaaacatgttgttttttaa
- the LOC127834056 gene encoding lim and transglutaminase domain protein ltd-1-like isoform X1 has protein sequence MKLCEVSLDTVRLTHGYLTFDATATTFESLVAYLDQPIEKSADRDIFMTRALLYWLKCNSKVQEKDYPQDSPQGLACKMFSEKLAFADGFSRMCKEANIDCRVVLGISKTGDYKPGDLTVDKGRMQSRWNKLFLNGQWWPVNPRYILHNRERGLIKEFWFLTDPELFVQYCLPDDPEDQMLPKSKRINSERAFMKLPFLSHRFHELNMRLTSEDQCIIETVNGCSKISFKIPRKLAKDFECEIDSAHLSNVLDLKGNKSDAITKAFAGIKIDKLIFSSRKKGHFIFELRCPVEMASYNLTIEGGKIDERKTTLVKTRIVCREKMKNFKEFPDNKGSLGWGFGPRAHAAGLLSTTKFEPKLLIQDNHLELKFGVEKRAKKEYRAELSRENISTDLTGFVQSHLDTVNNKFIVKVLKPPVSGEYALTVFVVDGVKQKGTPVCQYLVTTLLDLEKLEDEYYDSSDGTSDVDEEINKLEDEVAKLTAQRDKLKKQLQTSEQRVVNFDQKHVVF, from the exons GCAACGGCTACAACATTTGAGTCTTTAGTGGCGTATCTTGACCAGCCGATCGAAAAAAGTGCAGACAGGGACATTTTCATGACCAG GGCATTACTGTACTGGTTGAAATGTAACTCCAAAGTTCAAGAGAAGGATTACCCGCAGGATTCACCTCAAGGACTTGCCTGCAAAATGTTCTCTGAAAAGCTTGCGTTTGCTGATGGGTTTTCAAGAATGTGCAA AGAGGCAAACATTGATTGCAGAGTGGTATTGGGCATCAGTAAGACAGGTGATTACAAACCAGGTGATCTTACTGTAGACAAAGGCCGAATGCAGTCGCGATGGAACAAACTATTTTTGAATGGTCAATGGTGGCCTGTCAATCCGCGCTACATACTGCACAACAGAGAGCGTGGCCTGATCAAGGAATTCTGGTTTTTAACCGATCCAGAGTTGTTTGTTCAGTACTGCCTACCTGATGACCCCGAGGATCAAATGTTGCCAAAGTCTAAAAGGATCAACAGCGAACGGGCTTTTATGAAGCTGCCTTTCCTTTCTCATAGGTTTCATGAATTGAACATGCGGCTTACGAGTGAAGACCAGTGCATAATTGAGACTGTAAACGGCTGCAGCAAAATCTCATTCAAAATTCCTAGAAAACTCGCGAAGGACTTCGAGTGTGAAATAGATTCCGCACACTTGTCAAACGTGCTTGACTTGAAAGGAAATAAAAGTGATGCAATCACAAAGGCATTTGCTGGTATCAAGATTGACAAACTGATATTCAGTTCAAGGAAGAAGGGGCATTTTATCTTTGAGCTTAGATGTCCTGTTGAAATGGCGTCGTATAACTTGACCATTGAGGGCGGTAAGATTGATGAACGAAAAACCACGCTGGTCAAGACGCGGATCGTGTGCAGGGAAAAgatgaaaaatttcaaagaatTTCCAGACAACAAAGGTTCACTTGGGTGGGGGTTCGGACCACGAGCCCATGCCGCGGGACTTCTTTCAACGACAAAGTTTGAGCCCAAGCTTCTAATACAGGATAACCATCTCGAACTGAAGTTTGGGGTCGAAAAAAGAGCAAAGAAAGAGTACCGCGCGGAGTTGTCAAGGGAGAATATTTCAACTGATTTGACAG GTTTCGTTCAAAGTCACCTGGACACTgtaaacaacaaatttatagTCAAAGTCCTTAAACCTCCGGTCTCCGGTGAATACGCTTTGACAGTGTTTGTGGTTGATGGAGTGAAACAAAAAGGAACACCCGTGTGCCAGTATCTTGTAACGACTCTTTTAGACTTAGAGAAAC TGGAAGACGAGTACTACGATTCGTCCGATGGAACCTCTGACGTTGATGAAGAGATCAATAAACTGGAGGATGAAGTTGCAAAGCTGACAGCTCAGCGTGACAAACTGAAGAAACAGCTGCAAACTTCAGAACAACGCGTGGTTAATTTCGACcagaaacatgttgttttttaa